In the genome of Montipora foliosa isolate CH-2021 chromosome 3, ASM3666993v2, whole genome shotgun sequence, one region contains:
- the LOC137997913 gene encoding uncharacterized protein, giving the protein MEEERKQEQAKKVRFDLKEEIFLIPSKWDCLSKCRVDKSRVTEDLNLLKHKSRAIVGQRNQQNKQGQRKKPNYSSATSGKPKAESANKAAATLDNSRPSSSPNKTVKNSARKTLLDRTLTSAIETKLKIHPRPQRDVSRLEVALPKINYTTDIKKALEKALQRSRSKPALGSVASSSNITSLVTQGKKQSGNFAACSARFEERDRLFQRRLSDSSVFGDKSPVCKHSSGNDSPRFSELSSTDLIGWRPFSAWGLKNRSMRTEKTNPLKRGSSMSTLIPNSILY; this is encoded by the coding sequence ATGGAGGAGGAAAGGAAGCAAGAACAGGCGAAGAAAGTACGGTTCGACCTAAAAGAAGAGATTTTTCTGATTCCGAGCAAATGGGATTGCTTAAGTAAGTGTAGAGTTGACAAGTCAAGAGTCACCGAAGACTTGAATCTACTGAAGCACAAATCTCGCGCGATCGTTGGGCAACGgaatcaacaaaacaaacaaggacagaggaaaaaaccaaattataGTTCGGCTACAAGTGGAAAACCTAAAGCGGAATCCGCGAACAAAGCAGCTGCTACTCTTGATAATTCCAGGCCAAGTTCGTCTCCGAATAAAACTGTCAAAAACTCCGCCAGGAAAACATTGTTAGATAGAACTTTAACGTCTGctattgaaacaaaattaaaaatccatCCCCGTCCTCAGCGGGATGTATCAAGACTTGAAGTGGCTTTGCCGAAGATTAATTACACAACGGATATAAAAAAGGCGTTGGAAAAAGCACTCCAAAGATCTCGAAGCAAACCCGCTTTAGGAAGTGTAGCATCGTCTTCGAACATCACTAGTCTTGTTACACAAGGAAAGAAACAGAGCGGTAACTTCGCCGCCTGCTCGGCGCGCTTTGAAGAAAGGGATAGATTATTCCAAAGGAGACTATCAGACAGTTCTGTATTTGGAGACAAATCACCAGTGTGTAAACATTCTAGTGGGAATGATTCCCCGAGATTTAGCGAACTATCCTCGACGGATCTCATCGGATGGAGACCTTTTTCGGCATGGGGCTTGAAAAACCGCTCCATGCGGACAGAGAAAACAAATCCATTGAAACGAGGAAGTTCTATGTCCACACTGATCCCTAACAGCATACTTTACTGA